A genomic segment from Streptomyces antibioticus encodes:
- a CDS encoding ArsR/SmtB family transcription factor codes for MSKSEGAELPVLDTGAVPCCPPIAAGELSPADAEKMAAMFKALSDPVRLRLFSKVASYAGGEACVCDISDVGVSQPTVSHHLKKLREAGLLTSERRGTWVYYRVAPSVVAAMSAMLDLRT; via the coding sequence ATGTCGAAGTCAGAGGGAGCCGAACTGCCCGTCCTGGACACCGGGGCGGTGCCGTGCTGCCCGCCGATCGCGGCGGGCGAGCTGTCGCCGGCCGATGCGGAGAAGATGGCCGCCATGTTCAAGGCCCTGTCCGATCCCGTGCGGCTACGCCTCTTCTCCAAGGTCGCCTCGTATGCGGGCGGCGAGGCGTGCGTCTGCGACATCTCCGACGTCGGCGTCTCCCAGCCGACCGTTTCCCACCACCTGAAGAAGCTGCGCGAAGCCGGCCTGCTGACATCCGAGCGGCGCGGGACCTGGGTCTACTACCGGGTCGCCCCGTCCGTGGTCGCGGCGATGTCCGCCATGCTCGACCTGCGCACCTGA
- a CDS encoding NAD(P)-binding domain-containing protein gives MSEQQLPVVVIGAGPAGLAAAAHLVERGITPLVLEAGPAAAAAVREWSHVRLFSTWGELTDPAAEKLLAPTGWTKPNGAGYPSGGDWAELYLQPLADALGDRVRYGARVTGVSRAGRDRIVDADRETQPFVLHLTTADGREERLFARAVIDASGTWASPSPAGASGLPALGEKAAADRVTYRVPDLKDPAVRARYVGKRTAVIGSGASAFTALATLAEASRTEPATHAVWVLRRGISGSTFGGGDADQLPARGALGLAAKAAVDDGHADAVTGFRTEAIERADDGRLILVDEDGRRLDPVDEVIVLTGLRPDLSFLSEIRLGLDDRLQAPTELAPLIDPNQHSCGTVYPHGHRELSHPEPGIYLVGMKSYGRAPTFLAMTGCEQVRSVTAAIAGDLDSADRVELTLPETGVCGGAGLFDDPSAEQAADGGCCTPAPPLVQIGIGAPTTPGVGQAPSSGGC, from the coding sequence ATGAGCGAGCAGCAGCTCCCCGTCGTCGTCATCGGAGCCGGCCCCGCCGGCCTGGCCGCAGCCGCCCACCTTGTCGAGCGCGGCATCACCCCCCTGGTCCTGGAGGCCGGACCGGCCGCCGCGGCCGCGGTGCGCGAGTGGAGCCACGTACGCCTGTTCTCCACCTGGGGCGAGCTCACCGACCCGGCTGCCGAGAAGCTGCTCGCCCCCACCGGCTGGACCAAGCCGAATGGCGCCGGCTATCCCTCGGGCGGCGACTGGGCCGAGCTCTACCTGCAGCCCCTGGCCGACGCCCTGGGCGATCGCGTCCGCTACGGCGCGCGCGTCACCGGTGTCTCCCGCGCCGGACGCGACCGCATCGTCGACGCCGACCGCGAAACCCAGCCCTTCGTGCTGCACCTCACCACCGCCGACGGCCGCGAGGAGCGCCTCTTCGCGCGCGCCGTCATCGACGCCTCCGGCACCTGGGCCAGCCCCAGCCCGGCCGGAGCCAGCGGACTGCCCGCCCTCGGCGAGAAGGCCGCCGCCGACCGCGTCACCTACCGGGTGCCCGACCTCAAGGACCCGGCCGTGCGCGCCCGCTACGTCGGCAAGCGCACCGCGGTCATCGGCTCCGGCGCCTCCGCCTTCACCGCACTGGCCACCCTCGCCGAGGCCTCCCGCACCGAGCCGGCCACGCACGCAGTGTGGGTGCTGCGCCGCGGTATCTCCGGTTCCACGTTCGGCGGCGGGGATGCCGACCAGTTGCCGGCCCGTGGCGCCCTGGGCCTGGCGGCGAAGGCCGCCGTCGACGACGGCCACGCCGACGCCGTCACCGGCTTCCGCACCGAAGCGATCGAGCGGGCCGACGACGGACGGCTCATCCTCGTCGACGAGGACGGCCGACGCCTCGACCCCGTCGACGAAGTCATCGTCCTCACCGGCCTGCGCCCGGATCTCTCCTTCCTCTCCGAGATCCGCCTCGGCCTGGACGACCGCCTCCAGGCGCCCACCGAGCTGGCCCCCCTGATCGACCCCAACCAGCACTCCTGCGGCACCGTCTACCCGCACGGCCATCGCGAGCTCTCCCACCCCGAGCCCGGCATCTACCTGGTCGGTATGAAGTCCTACGGCCGTGCTCCCACCTTCCTCGCCATGACCGGATGCGAGCAGGTCCGCTCCGTCACCGCCGCCATCGCCGGTGACCTCGACTCCGCCGACCGCGTCGAACTCACCCTCCCCGAAACGGGGGTGTGCGGCGGCGCCGGCCTCTTCGACGACCCGTCCGCCGAGCAGGCAGCCGACGGGGGCTGCTGCACCCCGGCGCCTCCTCTCGTACAGATCGGCATCGGCGCGCCGACCACACCCGGCGTCGGCCAGGCGCCCTCATCCGGCGGTTGCTGA
- a CDS encoding S8 family serine peptidase codes for MLAATLGAALTFGAPAALAGTDPVTPSGSAAPAPAPVPAPEAAPAAQSAAWVAGTRAYLVITAPGDTTAVRNAVTANGGTVFQYYDAIGVITAHSASASFAATMRGVSGVQQVGATRTSDVPADAYNPALPANPAQSTTPSGEPVRADMTQIKADQAWAVTTGSASVKVGILDTGVDDQHQDLAPNFNAADSASCAYGKPDTRTGAWRDVGTHGTHVAGTVAAAKNGKGVIGVAPGVRISSVRIAEPGSSLFFAENTICGFMWAGDHGFKVTNNSYYTDPWQFNCPDNVDQAAIIEGVRRAQEYAEGKGSLQVAAAGNSNIDLANKTTDTESPNDSTPVTRTITNACLDIPTELPGVVTVSAMGTTAKASYSNYGLNVIDVTAPGGDSTGIYSTLPGGKYGSKSGTSMASPHVAGVAALLASTNPDITPAELRDKLATQANDIACPSDSRCKGTTARNGFFGEGQVDALKAVGSTPQPGKYFENTADFAIGDNTTVESPITVSGVTGNAPATLKVGVNIVHTYIGDLKVDLIAPDGTAYTLHNRSGGSTDNISQIYTVNASSESADGTWKLRVNDNARGDTGRIDSWNITF; via the coding sequence GTGCTGGCCGCCACACTCGGCGCGGCGCTCACCTTCGGGGCCCCCGCCGCGCTCGCCGGCACCGACCCCGTCACCCCTTCCGGCTCCGCCGCCCCTGCCCCCGCCCCCGTGCCCGCCCCTGAGGCGGCGCCCGCTGCGCAGAGCGCGGCCTGGGTCGCCGGCACCCGCGCCTACCTCGTGATCACCGCCCCGGGCGACACCACGGCGGTCCGCAACGCGGTGACCGCCAACGGCGGAACCGTCTTCCAGTACTACGACGCGATCGGCGTCATCACCGCCCACTCCGCGTCCGCGTCCTTCGCCGCCACGATGCGCGGTGTGAGCGGGGTCCAGCAGGTCGGCGCCACCCGTACCTCCGACGTCCCGGCGGACGCCTACAACCCGGCGCTGCCCGCCAACCCGGCGCAGTCCACGACCCCTTCGGGTGAGCCGGTCCGCGCCGACATGACCCAGATCAAGGCCGACCAGGCCTGGGCCGTCACCACGGGCTCCGCCTCCGTCAAGGTCGGCATCCTGGACACCGGTGTGGACGACCAGCACCAGGACCTCGCGCCGAACTTCAACGCCGCGGACTCCGCGTCCTGCGCGTACGGCAAGCCGGACACCCGTACGGGCGCCTGGCGCGATGTCGGTACCCACGGCACGCATGTGGCCGGCACGGTCGCGGCCGCCAAGAACGGCAAGGGCGTCATCGGCGTGGCCCCGGGCGTGCGGATCTCCTCGGTCCGCATCGCCGAGCCCGGCAGCTCGCTGTTCTTCGCCGAGAACACCATCTGCGGCTTCATGTGGGCGGGTGACCACGGCTTCAAGGTCACCAACAACAGCTACTACACCGACCCGTGGCAGTTCAACTGCCCGGACAACGTCGACCAGGCCGCGATCATCGAGGGCGTCAGGCGTGCCCAGGAGTACGCGGAGGGCAAGGGCTCGCTCCAGGTCGCGGCGGCCGGGAATTCCAACATCGACCTGGCGAACAAGACCACCGACACCGAGAGCCCGAACGACTCGACGCCGGTGACCCGCACCATCACCAACGCCTGCCTGGACATCCCGACCGAGCTCCCGGGCGTCGTCACGGTCTCGGCGATGGGCACGACCGCGAAGGCCTCGTACTCCAACTACGGCCTGAACGTCATCGACGTCACGGCCCCGGGCGGTGACTCCACCGGCATCTACAGCACGCTGCCGGGCGGCAAGTACGGTTCCAAGAGCGGCACTTCGATGGCCTCGCCACACGTCGCCGGCGTGGCGGCGCTGCTGGCCAGCACCAACCCCGACATCACCCCGGCAGAGCTGCGCGACAAGCTGGCCACCCAGGCCAACGACATCGCCTGCCCGTCGGACAGCCGCTGCAAGGGCACCACGGCCAGGAACGGCTTCTTCGGCGAAGGCCAGGTCGACGCCCTCAAGGCCGTCGGCAGCACCCCGCAGCCCGGCAAGTACTTCGAGAACACGGCGGACTTCGCCATCGGCGACAACACCACGGTGGAGAGCCCGATCACCGTCAGCGGCGTGACCGGCAACGCCCCGGCCACCCTCAAGGTAGGGGTGAACATCGTGCACACCTACATCGGCGACCTGAAGGTCGACCTGATCGCCCCGGACGGCACCGCCTACACGCTCCACAACCGCTCGGGCGGCAGCACCGACAACATCAGCCAGATCTACACCGTCAACGCCTCCTCCGAGTCCGCCGACGGAACCTGGAAACTCCGCGTCAACGACAACGCCCGCGGCGACACCGGCAGGATCGACTCCTGGAACATCACGTTCTAA
- a CDS encoding CHAT domain-containing protein: MDLRIPPPELAVAVLGPVRERAALGPPEDLAPHERQWWYAMAGAVCERLGDLEGTVRHFAAALGELDDDSEDRPDAAFRLGVALHSRFTAGGRIADVDEAVLLFRGVLEMAERGSWPRLMAAAHLGRCLADRFLAAGDPVDLAGATGVLEEELPVAGRPPVEADGHDREEVHTWIFALDVLGECLREQAELAHDEGLLAQALRQARRALEIAGDDPALRAAPEKGLARSLLVRAVWGKSRADLDEVIRLLDPSAPLAQAEDPAARAVNLGIALFERYRLLGDAGDLARARAVLEDAVAVLGRGSVACAGAQVNLAVVLRETAAVAVDEPALLDAAVEMAEEAADAVRPGSLLAVTAVAAEAEARIARQAHGAGGGVAELAEACRRMEAVAPYLPSGGGMVAASFRDAWGSALVRLAGLTSSAAVLDEGVGLLRRALADPGGLPDRARTAGNLASGLYERFLARGAMSDLDEAVTLWREAVEARPDGGPHTVLARSGLAVALHQRYERRGTAADLDEAVRRLTAAAELPAAPSERRAVLTNLGHAHQARYEATGEVRELARAVAAQREALALDGPQAGSDVDVRIGLALALGAQAEHLASPVPAEEAVEHARAARAEAEAASRAWVSATFVLAGLTRLLHALTAGPELRERAEELYARGYEAARARYPAAAAEGAMEWGLWQARLGRFVEAVAAFDLAALAVGRLVAGQGERTAKETWLRTSRGLPAAVAAAAWRAGDAAGAVRRLEHTRALLMAERLRLDTPADIGNGAAVGASGTGAGVGVGADDCAEADGRTGAEAEADGSAGPVAVAVTGGRSDAGTVVYLVPGEEAGVAFTVTGQAVTATALDGLGAGALARRQEQIRGAAGALEPFARWAWHHVLREVAPAPGTPFTLVPVGELAHLPWHTACQTPDADHTDGSRTDPSRPDRIPAGPFQADRFLLDDHAVGFAPCLRVLPPAGTVPRPPRYLGVAAGRGTGLRELPFAEREVTTCAEHFLQSLLLVDDDATPEKVLEWLGQDGGLAHFACHAETDPADPLSSALVLGGGARLTVRDLLDVRGGPDLVILSACATSVTGRELPDEAVGLPGTLIGAGARGVISASWPVNDLAAHLLTTDFVDRWAHGTPPAEALRAAQTRLRDLPHTQLAKHLRVLRGPSPASPATAHPPTPSRPFAALADWSAFTYTGHAATASPHTHHRRDRTGGPT; the protein is encoded by the coding sequence ATGGACCTGCGGATCCCGCCCCCTGAACTCGCCGTCGCGGTGCTGGGTCCCGTGCGGGAGCGGGCCGCACTGGGGCCGCCGGAGGATCTCGCGCCGCACGAGCGCCAGTGGTGGTACGCCATGGCCGGGGCGGTCTGTGAACGGCTGGGCGATCTCGAGGGCACCGTGCGCCATTTCGCGGCGGCGCTGGGCGAGTTGGACGACGACAGCGAGGACCGGCCGGACGCGGCGTTCCGGCTCGGCGTGGCCCTGCACTCCCGTTTCACCGCCGGCGGGCGGATCGCGGACGTCGACGAAGCGGTCCTTCTCTTCCGTGGTGTGCTGGAGATGGCGGAGCGGGGTTCGTGGCCGCGTCTGATGGCTGCCGCGCATCTGGGGCGCTGTCTGGCGGACCGGTTCTTGGCCGCCGGGGATCCCGTCGACCTGGCCGGGGCCACGGGTGTGCTGGAGGAGGAGCTGCCGGTCGCGGGGCGGCCGCCGGTCGAGGCGGACGGCCACGATCGCGAGGAGGTCCATACGTGGATCTTCGCCTTGGACGTGCTGGGTGAGTGCCTGCGCGAGCAGGCCGAACTCGCCCATGACGAAGGGCTGTTGGCTCAGGCACTGCGGCAGGCCCGGAGGGCGCTGGAGATCGCCGGTGACGATCCCGCACTGCGCGCGGCGCCGGAGAAGGGGCTGGCGCGCAGCCTGCTGGTGCGGGCCGTGTGGGGGAAGTCGCGGGCCGACCTGGACGAGGTGATCCGGCTGCTGGACCCGTCGGCGCCGCTCGCGCAGGCGGAGGATCCGGCGGCGCGAGCGGTGAACCTGGGCATCGCCCTCTTCGAGCGCTACCGGCTGCTGGGCGATGCCGGTGATCTGGCCCGGGCCCGTGCGGTCCTGGAGGACGCCGTGGCCGTCCTGGGGCGGGGTTCGGTGGCGTGTGCCGGGGCGCAGGTCAACCTGGCGGTGGTGCTGCGGGAGACGGCCGCCGTCGCGGTGGACGAGCCGGCGCTGCTGGATGCCGCGGTCGAGATGGCCGAGGAGGCCGCGGACGCGGTGCGGCCGGGTTCGCTGCTCGCGGTGACGGCGGTGGCTGCCGAGGCCGAGGCACGGATCGCCCGGCAGGCCCACGGCGCGGGCGGTGGCGTGGCGGAGTTGGCGGAGGCGTGTCGTCGTATGGAGGCGGTGGCGCCGTATCTGCCCTCGGGGGGCGGCATGGTGGCCGCGTCGTTCCGCGACGCCTGGGGCAGTGCTCTGGTGCGGCTGGCGGGGCTGACGTCGTCCGCCGCGGTGCTGGACGAGGGGGTGGGGCTTCTGCGGCGGGCGCTGGCCGATCCGGGCGGGCTGCCCGACCGGGCGCGCACGGCGGGCAATCTCGCCTCGGGTCTGTACGAACGGTTCCTCGCGCGGGGTGCGATGAGTGACCTGGACGAGGCCGTCACGCTGTGGCGGGAGGCCGTCGAGGCCCGTCCGGACGGGGGTCCGCATACTGTCCTGGCCCGCAGCGGGCTGGCCGTGGCCCTGCACCAGCGCTATGAACGGCGGGGCACTGCCGCCGACCTGGACGAGGCCGTACGGCGGCTGACCGCGGCCGCCGAGCTGCCCGCGGCGCCGAGTGAGCGCCGGGCCGTTCTGACCAACCTCGGCCACGCCCACCAGGCCCGTTACGAGGCCACCGGCGAGGTGCGGGAGCTGGCGCGGGCCGTGGCCGCCCAGCGTGAGGCGCTCGCACTGGACGGTCCGCAGGCCGGTTCCGACGTCGATGTGCGTATCGGGCTCGCCCTCGCCCTGGGCGCGCAGGCCGAGCACCTCGCCTCGCCGGTGCCCGCCGAGGAGGCCGTCGAGCACGCCCGGGCGGCCCGCGCCGAGGCGGAGGCGGCGTCGCGGGCGTGGGTGTCGGCGACGTTCGTCCTGGCGGGGCTCACCCGCCTGCTCCACGCGCTGACCGCCGGACCCGAACTGCGGGAGCGGGCCGAGGAGTTGTATGCGCGAGGGTACGAGGCGGCTCGCGCGCGGTATCCGGCGGCGGCCGCGGAGGGCGCCATGGAGTGGGGTCTGTGGCAGGCCCGGCTGGGGCGGTTCGTGGAGGCGGTGGCCGCCTTCGACCTCGCCGCGCTGGCGGTGGGCCGCCTGGTGGCCGGGCAGGGAGAGCGCACGGCCAAGGAGACCTGGCTACGGACCTCGCGCGGCTTGCCCGCCGCGGTGGCCGCCGCGGCTTGGCGAGCCGGTGACGCGGCCGGTGCGGTCCGTCGGCTGGAACACACCCGTGCGCTGTTGATGGCCGAGCGGCTGCGGTTGGACACGCCTGCGGACATTGGCAACGGGGCTGCTGTCGGTGCGAGCGGCACCGGTGCTGGTGTAGGTGTCGGTGCGGACGACTGTGCCGAGGCCGACGGCCGTACAGGTGCCGAAGCCGAGGCTGACGGCAGTGCCGGTCCTGTGGCCGTCGCCGTGACCGGCGGCCGGTCGGACGCCGGCACGGTCGTCTACCTGGTCCCGGGCGAGGAAGCCGGGGTGGCCTTCACCGTCACCGGCCAGGCCGTGACGGCCACCGCCCTCGACGGCCTCGGCGCCGGAGCCCTCGCCCGCCGGCAGGAACAGATCCGGGGCGCCGCGGGTGCGCTGGAGCCGTTCGCCCGGTGGGCATGGCACCACGTCCTGCGCGAGGTGGCACCCGCGCCGGGCACACCGTTCACCCTCGTCCCCGTCGGTGAACTGGCCCACCTGCCCTGGCACACCGCATGCCAGACCCCCGACGCAGACCACACGGACGGCTCTCGGACAGACCCGTCCCGGCCGGACCGGATTCCGGCAGGCCCGTTCCAGGCGGACCGCTTCCTGCTCGACGACCACGCCGTCGGCTTCGCGCCCTGCCTGCGCGTCCTGCCACCCGCCGGAACCGTCCCCCGCCCGCCCCGCTACCTCGGAGTGGCCGCCGGACGCGGCACCGGCCTGCGCGAACTCCCCTTCGCGGAACGGGAAGTGACAACCTGCGCCGAACACTTCCTGCAGTCCCTGCTCCTCGTGGACGACGACGCCACACCCGAGAAGGTCCTGGAATGGCTCGGACAGGACGGCGGCCTCGCCCACTTCGCCTGCCACGCCGAGACCGACCCCGCCGATCCCCTCTCCAGCGCGCTGGTCCTCGGCGGCGGCGCCCGTCTGACCGTACGCGACCTGCTCGACGTACGCGGCGGACCCGACCTGGTCATCCTGTCCGCCTGCGCCACCTCCGTCACCGGCCGCGAACTGCCCGACGAGGCCGTGGGCCTGCCCGGCACCCTCATCGGCGCCGGCGCCCGCGGCGTGATCTCCGCCTCCTGGCCCGTCAACGACCTCGCCGCCCACCTGCTGACGACCGACTTCGTGGACCGGTGGGCCCACGGCACACCCCCGGCCGAAGCACTGCGTGCGGCCCAGACCCGGCTACGGGACCTCCCCCACACCCAACTGGCCAAGCACCTGCGCGTCCTGCGCGGCCCCTCCCCCGCATCCCCGGCCACCGCACACCCGCCGACACCCTCGCGCCCCTTCGCGGCCCTCGCCGACTGGAGCGCCTTCACCTACACCGGACACGCCGCCACCGCCTCCCCCCACACCCACCACCGACGGGACCGCACCGGAGGCCCCACATGA
- a CDS encoding alpha/beta fold hydrolase, giving the protein MDILLIGGLWLDGTAWDEVTPALEALGHRPRPVVLPGQGDGNSSATLDEQVAAVLAAVDATAERPLLVAHSAACSLGWMAADARPERVAGLALIGGFPHEDGHPYADFFEMRDGAMHFPGWGPFEGADSADLDDELRRRFETDAVPVPEGVARGVVRLSDERRYKVPVVVVCPEFTPEQARAWIAAGDVPELAKAERVEFADLDSGHWPMFSKPAELARLIGKLAADH; this is encoded by the coding sequence ATGGACATCCTGCTCATCGGTGGTCTCTGGCTGGACGGCACCGCATGGGACGAGGTGACACCGGCGCTTGAGGCACTCGGTCACCGCCCGCGGCCGGTGGTTCTTCCGGGTCAGGGCGACGGAAATTCGTCCGCCACGCTCGACGAGCAGGTGGCGGCGGTCCTCGCCGCCGTCGACGCGACGGCGGAAAGGCCCCTGCTCGTGGCGCACTCGGCCGCCTGCTCGCTCGGCTGGATGGCCGCCGACGCGCGTCCGGAACGGGTGGCCGGGCTGGCGCTGATCGGCGGCTTCCCCCACGAGGACGGCCATCCGTACGCCGACTTCTTCGAGATGCGCGACGGCGCCATGCACTTCCCCGGCTGGGGCCCGTTCGAGGGCGCGGACAGTGCCGACCTCGACGATGAACTGCGCCGGCGCTTCGAAACCGATGCCGTCCCCGTCCCCGAGGGGGTGGCCAGGGGCGTGGTGCGGCTGTCGGACGAGCGCCGCTACAAGGTTCCGGTCGTGGTGGTCTGCCCGGAGTTCACGCCGGAGCAGGCCCGCGCGTGGATCGCCGCCGGCGACGTGCCGGAACTCGCCAAGGCCGAGCGGGTCGAGTTCGCCGACCTCGACTCGGGTCACTGGCCGATGTTCTCCAAGCCCGCCGAACTCGCCCGCCTGATCGGGAAGTTGGCGGCCGACCACTGA
- a CDS encoding helix-turn-helix transcriptional regulator has translation METGTSPTARALRTLEILRTRPGTTSEQLAERLGVTDRAARRYVAILREAGIPVDSVRGPYGGYRLRRGTTLPPVSFTQSEALGLVMAVLDGRPAATDPGDLVGSALGKVVHALPEGIGRQAAALREHAAAAPDPGAAYADPAVTSALVDAIASRRRVLITYRSEAGNEWQTEVDPWAVVVRRARWYLLCHSHRADAVRTYRIDRVVAAEESAAGFRMPEDLDPVAVLEENLGTGWAYPTRVLFHAPMDRVAPWVGPSMGRLEPAGAAAEHCLLVGSTRNPVMYAGEWLAAVPFPFRVEGGTELRDAVADLASRLGAAVSDAPRPTGAR, from the coding sequence GTGGAGACCGGAACGAGCCCTACCGCCCGCGCGCTGCGCACCCTCGAGATCCTGCGGACCCGCCCAGGTACGACCTCGGAGCAGCTCGCGGAGCGCCTCGGGGTGACCGACCGCGCGGCCCGCCGCTATGTCGCGATCCTGCGGGAGGCCGGCATTCCCGTGGATTCCGTGCGCGGCCCGTACGGCGGCTACCGGTTGCGGCGCGGGACCACCCTGCCGCCGGTGAGCTTCACTCAGAGCGAGGCGCTCGGCCTGGTCATGGCGGTGCTCGACGGCAGGCCGGCCGCCACCGACCCCGGGGATCTCGTCGGCTCCGCCCTCGGCAAGGTCGTCCACGCCCTCCCCGAGGGGATCGGACGCCAGGCCGCCGCGCTGCGCGAGCACGCCGCCGCCGCGCCCGACCCCGGGGCGGCCTACGCCGATCCCGCCGTCACGAGCGCCCTGGTGGACGCGATCGCCTCCAGACGGCGGGTGCTGATCACCTATCGGAGCGAGGCCGGCAACGAGTGGCAGACGGAGGTGGATCCGTGGGCGGTGGTCGTACGCCGGGCGCGCTGGTACCTGCTCTGTCATTCCCATCGCGCGGACGCCGTGCGCACCTACCGGATCGACCGGGTGGTGGCGGCCGAGGAGAGCGCGGCCGGGTTCCGGATGCCGGAGGACCTCGACCCGGTCGCGGTGCTGGAGGAGAACCTCGGCACCGGATGGGCCTATCCCACGCGGGTCCTCTTCCACGCACCGATGGACCGGGTCGCCCCATGGGTCGGACCGTCGATGGGACGGCTCGAACCCGCCGGCGCGGCGGCGGAGCACTGCCTCCTCGTCGGCAGCACCCGCAACCCGGTGATGTACGCGGGGGAATGGCTGGCGGCGGTCCCTTTCCCCTTCCGTGTGGAGGGCGGGACGGAACTCCGGGACGCGGTGGCCGACCTGGCGTCCCGCCTGGGCGCGGCCGTATCGGACGCGCCTCGCCCGACGGGCGCGAGGTGA
- a CDS encoding DUF5713 family protein, with the protein MPITNQQVAGHVFLRPMYDDPYFPDHLVDEGKAILLRLCERVEAEQPSDLPTLYGLTQAATEEFNALGREFMATGSGIETVAREWICDEFCFVASAYGFTDADAEALTAGRDW; encoded by the coding sequence ATGCCGATCACCAACCAGCAGGTCGCGGGACACGTGTTTCTGCGGCCGATGTATGACGATCCGTACTTCCCTGATCACCTGGTCGACGAGGGGAAGGCGATCCTGCTGCGGCTGTGTGAGCGCGTTGAGGCCGAACAGCCGTCGGATCTCCCAACCCTGTACGGGCTCACTCAGGCTGCGACCGAGGAATTCAACGCGCTGGGAAGGGAGTTCATGGCGACGGGCAGCGGGATCGAGACGGTCGCGCGCGAGTGGATCTGCGACGAGTTCTGTTTCGTCGCGTCGGCATACGGGTTCACGGACGCGGATGCGGAGGCGCTTACTGCCGGCCGGGACTGGTGA
- a CDS encoding NADPH-dependent F420 reductase, whose amino-acid sequence MRIGVLGTGNMADALATHWARAGHEVTIAGRDAHKAERLATRIGEGAKAAGLRAAAESGHVVLAALPYGAGAEVVRDLHAALEGRVLLDCSNPVGPGFRLLTEGGPSAAQLLAAAAPGAHVVKAFNLCHEDVWRIRPPVFDGRPLAVPVCGDDETALARVRELVRNVGCEPVTGGGLERAGLLEATAAMFIGLWVGEGADAQAIAPPLAYASGPSHGQADSAN is encoded by the coding sequence ATGAGAATCGGCGTACTGGGAACGGGCAACATGGCCGACGCGCTCGCCACCCATTGGGCGCGGGCCGGGCACGAGGTAACCATCGCGGGCCGGGACGCACACAAGGCGGAGCGTCTCGCGACGCGCATCGGAGAGGGCGCGAAGGCTGCCGGTCTGCGCGCGGCGGCCGAGTCGGGGCACGTGGTGCTGGCCGCGCTGCCCTACGGCGCGGGAGCGGAAGTGGTACGGGATCTGCACGCGGCCCTGGAGGGCAGAGTGCTCCTCGACTGCTCCAACCCGGTCGGCCCCGGCTTCCGGCTGCTGACCGAAGGAGGCCCCTCAGCCGCGCAGCTACTGGCCGCGGCGGCGCCGGGAGCCCACGTGGTCAAGGCGTTCAACCTCTGTCATGAGGACGTATGGCGCATACGGCCGCCTGTCTTCGACGGCCGACCACTGGCCGTGCCGGTCTGCGGTGACGACGAGACGGCGCTCGCACGGGTACGTGAGTTGGTGCGGAACGTGGGCTGTGAGCCGGTGACTGGCGGCGGCCTCGAACGTGCGGGCCTCCTGGAAGCGACCGCCGCGATGTTCATCGGGCTGTGGGTCGGCGAGGGCGCGGACGCCCAGGCCATCGCGCCTCCGCTGGCATACGCGTCAGGTCCGAGTCACGGTCAGGCGGACTCGGCCAACTGA
- a CDS encoding winged helix-turn-helix transcriptional regulator, protein MTTDAFLADCRARLAFDLLSNTWNAVVLWALRDGPRRPVELRERIGGISSKVLTETLRRLQFNGLVERQAHRTAPSRVEYRLTALGRSLLAPIDAVGAWAFEHGDEVMAAQDAASAPAPQSPPLLPLARQVDTVK, encoded by the coding sequence GTGACCACCGACGCCTTCCTCGCCGACTGCCGCGCCCGCCTCGCCTTCGACCTGCTCTCCAACACCTGGAACGCCGTCGTGCTCTGGGCCCTGCGCGACGGCCCCAGGCGCCCCGTCGAACTACGGGAGCGGATCGGGGGAATCAGTTCCAAAGTCCTCACCGAGACTTTGCGACGGCTCCAGTTCAACGGACTGGTCGAACGGCAGGCACACCGCACAGCACCCTCACGCGTCGAGTACCGACTCACCGCTCTGGGGCGGAGCTTGCTCGCACCCATCGACGCCGTCGGCGCCTGGGCCTTCGAACACGGCGACGAGGTCATGGCAGCCCAGGACGCGGCGTCCGCTCCCGCCCCGCAGTCCCCTCCCCTCCTCCCCCTCGCTAGACAGGTCGACACCGTGAAGTGA